From one Gemella morbillorum genomic stretch:
- the rsmA gene encoding 16S rRNA (adenine(1518)-N(6)/adenine(1519)-N(6))-dimethyltransferase RsmA, translating into MIGTPKKTFEILKKHGFTFKKSLGQNFLIDSNILNRIVDGAGVDKTVGVIEIGPGIGSLTEALAKKAKKVISFEIDGRLLPILAETLADYNNVEIINNDILKVDVDNIIAEKMSDCDKIMVVANLPYYITTPILTHLIENTEKIDGYVVMMQREVANRLNAKVGTKDYNSLTILLNYYTDVEYLFTVPKKVFVPAPNVESAVVKIMTKEKKEFEVDQKFFKFVRSCFVQRRKTLLNNLISSYGKDKKQDFQASCFDSEIEATRRSETLTLTEFYNLYNNLKNNNLI; encoded by the coding sequence ATGATAGGAACACCTAAAAAAACTTTTGAAATACTAAAAAAACATGGATTTACTTTTAAGAAAAGTTTAGGACAAAACTTTTTAATAGACTCAAATATTTTGAATAGAATAGTAGATGGTGCCGGTGTAGATAAAACAGTTGGTGTTATTGAGATTGGACCTGGTATTGGTTCACTAACAGAAGCACTTGCTAAAAAAGCTAAAAAAGTCATTTCGTTTGAAATAGATGGAAGATTATTACCGATTTTAGCAGAGACACTAGCGGATTATAATAATGTTGAAATTATTAATAACGATATATTAAAGGTTGATGTAGATAATATTATTGCTGAAAAAATGAGTGATTGCGACAAAATTATGGTAGTGGCTAACTTGCCATATTATATTACGACACCGATACTTACTCATTTGATAGAGAATACTGAGAAAATAGACGGTTATGTTGTAATGATGCAACGAGAAGTAGCTAATAGGTTAAATGCAAAAGTAGGAACAAAAGACTACAATTCATTGACTATTTTATTAAATTATTATACGGATGTAGAATATTTATTTACTGTACCAAAAAAAGTTTTTGTACCAGCACCGAATGTAGAAAGTGCTGTTGTGAAAATTATGACAAAGGAGAAAAAAGAATTTGAAGTAGATCAAAAATTCTTTAAATTTGTTCGATCATGTTTTGTTCAAAGAAGAAAAACTTTACTTAATAATCTTATCTCAAGCTATGGAAAAGATAAAAAGCAAGATTTTCAAGCGTCGTGTTTTGATAGTGAAATAGAAGCTACACGTAGAAGTGAAACTTTAACATTAACAGAGTTTTATAATTTGTATAATAATCTAAAGAATAATAATTTAATTTAG
- a CDS encoding nucleotide pyrophosphohydrolase, with translation MEELKRIITEFRAKRDWGEYDTLERFSKSISIEAAELLEHFQWDESGDNMKEIKDELADVLIYSLAMCYHLGEDPKEIIKEKLKDVARRYPEKR, from the coding sequence ATGGAAGAATTAAAAAGAATAATAACAGAATTCAGAGCTAAACGTGATTGGGGAGAGTACGATACTTTGGAAAGATTTTCTAAAAGCATCTCAATAGAAGCGGCAGAATTATTAGAACATTTTCAATGGGACGAAAGTGGAGATAATATGAAGGAGATAAAAGATGAGCTTGCAGATGTACTGATTTATTCATTAGCAATGTGTTATCATCTCGGAGAAGACCCTAAAGAAATTATAAAAGAAAAGCTAAAAGACGTTGCTCGTCGTTATCCAGAAAAAAGATAA
- a CDS encoding MFS transporter, which produces MDSHSDIKKEEKLFNSGFITITTINFIVFLIYYCFVVITAKFATSELGATAAQAGFAAGIYIIGTLVARLYIGKKLELIGRKQILRFGAVIYLLTTAAYLISSNIIILDTVRFLNGFAYGTISTAANAIVTTYIPKSRNGEGINYYGLSTSLAAAIGPFIGMLLLPITGFNAVIILAIVLSVAVAIACFLFPVQNIKLTDKQKQLLNSWSLNTFIEYKVLFISTVAFLIGLAYSSVLGFLSIYADSLGLATAGAFFFVVYALIITVTRPFAGRIFDARGENAVMYPSFIFLTLGLLMLSFTNGSFMLLFSGALIGLGYGTFMSNGQAVCLKLVEPEKVGIALSTYFIGLDLGLGFGPYALGTLHGILSYSGIYILCAVLTVSVTVLYAMFYKGKNIKVLKPKTTR; this is translated from the coding sequence ATGGATAGTCACTCAGACATCAAAAAAGAAGAAAAATTATTTAACTCAGGTTTTATTACAATAACTACAATTAACTTTATAGTATTTTTAATATACTATTGCTTTGTTGTTATTACAGCAAAATTTGCAACAAGTGAGCTTGGCGCTACTGCTGCACAAGCCGGATTTGCTGCAGGTATTTATATTATCGGTACACTTGTCGCTCGTCTTTATATCGGAAAAAAATTAGAATTAATTGGTCGTAAACAAATTTTACGTTTTGGAGCAGTAATTTATTTACTTACAACAGCAGCATATCTAATTTCATCAAATATTATTATTTTAGATACTGTTAGATTTTTAAATGGTTTCGCATATGGAACTATTTCTACTGCAGCAAACGCAATTGTTACAACTTATATTCCAAAATCACGCAATGGTGAAGGAATTAACTATTATGGTTTAAGTACAAGTTTAGCTGCTGCTATAGGTCCATTTATCGGGATGTTACTTCTTCCTATTACTGGATTTAACGCAGTAATTATTTTAGCAATAGTTTTATCTGTTGCTGTTGCTATAGCTTGTTTCCTATTCCCTGTACAAAATATCAAATTAACCGATAAACAAAAACAACTTCTAAATAGTTGGTCATTGAATACATTTATTGAATACAAAGTTTTATTTATTTCAACAGTAGCTTTCCTTATTGGTCTTGCATATTCTAGTGTTCTTGGATTCTTATCTATTTACGCTGACAGCCTAGGTCTTGCTACAGCGGGAGCATTCTTCTTTGTAGTTTATGCTCTTATTATTACAGTAACTCGTCCTTTTGCTGGACGTATATTTGATGCCCGTGGTGAAAATGCTGTAATGTATCCAAGTTTTATATTTTTAACTTTAGGTCTGCTAATGTTAAGTTTCACTAATGGTAGCTTCATGTTATTATTCTCTGGTGCCTTAATCGGTCTTGGTTATGGTACATTTATGTCAAATGGTCAAGCTGTTTGTTTAAAACTTGTAGAACCTGAAAAAGTAGGTATCGCACTATCTACCTACTTTATCGGACTTGATTTAGGCTTAGGATTTGGTCCTTATGCATTAGGAACCTTACACGGCATTTTATCTTATAGCGGAATTTATATTCTTTGTGCTGTTTTAACAGTCAGTGTTACAGTGCTTTATGCAATGTTTTATAAAGGAAAAAATATTAAAGTATTAAAACCAAAAACTACTAGATAA